A genome region from Blautia coccoides includes the following:
- a CDS encoding trimethylamine corrinoid protein 2, with amino-acid sequence MMYKKNWEQTQEKFKNYWKQQNTGRPLMCVIARKPEIEPYSEGKPVEGGCRDVICQGKYYNLPEELKWKDMDDKYLDADRVVARYRQFCETHEFLGESFPNLDVDFGPGSLAAYLGSDIGFKEDTVWFKPCLEDWEEVPEFRFDPDSKWFQKHLEFVKRCKELVGDDFLIDMPDLMENIDVLASLRGAQDILYDMIDEPEIIEERVKQIEKIYYEYYDRFYDVIKDSQGGNAYTVFQIWGPGRTVKLQCDFSAMMSPTNFRDFILEPLRSQAAKADQVLYHLDGPDAIKHLDAVLEVEGIRALQWTSGDAGPDGTLEDWDVIYDKARAAGKSLWIKVYSGEFEDWIKNVDRIVQKYGSHSLFLLFPEMSMEQAHTLLAYADEHWSDVEGTFGK; translated from the coding sequence ATGATGTATAAGAAAAACTGGGAGCAGACACAGGAGAAATTTAAAAATTACTGGAAACAGCAGAACACGGGAAGGCCTCTCATGTGTGTGATCGCAAGAAAGCCGGAGATCGAACCGTACTCGGAGGGAAAACCGGTGGAGGGCGGATGCCGTGATGTGATCTGCCAGGGCAAATATTATAATCTTCCTGAAGAATTAAAGTGGAAGGATATGGATGACAAATATCTGGATGCGGACAGAGTGGTTGCCAGATACCGTCAGTTCTGTGAAACCCATGAATTTTTAGGGGAAAGCTTTCCGAATCTGGATGTGGATTTCGGCCCCGGTTCCCTGGCTGCCTATCTGGGTTCCGACATTGGATTTAAAGAGGATACCGTTTGGTTCAAGCCCTGTCTGGAGGACTGGGAGGAGGTTCCGGAATTCAGATTTGACCCGGACAGCAAATGGTTCCAGAAGCATCTGGAATTTGTAAAGCGGTGTAAAGAACTGGTTGGGGATGATTTTCTGATCGACATGCCGGATTTAATGGAAAACATAGATGTTCTGGCCTCTCTGCGGGGCGCACAGGATATCCTGTACGATATGATAGACGAACCGGAAATCATTGAGGAGAGAGTAAAGCAGATAGAGAAAATCTATTATGAATATTATGACAGATTTTATGATGTCATCAAAGATTCCCAGGGAGGCAATGCCTACACGGTATTCCAGATCTGGGGTCCGGGCCGGACAGTCAAGCTGCAATGTGATTTTTCAGCCATGATGTCTCCCACAAACTTCAGGGATTTCATTCTGGAACCTCTGAGAAGCCAGGCGGCAAAGGCTGATCAGGTCCTCTATCATCTGGATGGACCGGATGCCATCAAACATCTGGACGCCGTTTTAGAGGTGGAAGGAATCCGTGCACTTCAGTGGACCAGCGGGGATGCAGGCCCGGACGGAACCCTGGAGGACTGGGACGTGATTTATGATAAGGCCAGAGCAGCGGGAAAATCCTTGTGGATCAAGGTCTATTCCGGAGAGTTTGAGGACTGGATCAAAAATGTAGACAGGATCGTGCAGAAATACGGTTCCCACAGCCTTTTCCTCCTTTTCCCTGAAATGTCCATGGAACAGGCACATACATTGCTGGCTTACGCGGATGAGCACTGGAGCGATGTGGAAGGCACATTCGGCAAATAG
- a CDS encoding glycoside hydrolase family 31 protein: MKVTGYEQTEKGILVFTENGQIFLQGCGEKIIRCVFTKKDRILDESPLDIRRPPDTPLEVCQEGDMLKITAPYMSLEICRNTGQITYKKPDGTLLLKQIGQELVDTPVEVYSTGGEKPVIERVKTVDGERSFVKNLVPHTDHMAYRGKLYFSWQDGEQIHGLGQGEEGIYDYRGNVQYLYQHNMRIPIPFLVSDRGYGILADCGSLMTFGDDARGSYLFLDTVEQMDHYFIAGDTLDEIVSGFRTLTGRAVMLPKWAFGYVQSKEAYKSQQELVEVAAEYRKRGVPLDCIVQDWLTWEDGCWGNKVVDKTRYPDLTAAMEELHNMHVHTMVSVWPNMNGGTEDHREFEEAGYLLHDLSTYDAFREEARKMYWRQAERDLFSGGFDAWWCDSTEPFSGADWNGGELREPWERYALVGGEHKKFLGPERANLYAVAHAQGIYENQRKAAPDKRVLNLTRSGYASSQRYGTVLWSGDTCATWKNFKKQITEGLNFCMSGMPYWTLDIGAFFTVKDKWQNRGCNCNTDPAPKWFWKGDYEEGVSDLGYRELYVRWFQYGVFLPMFRSHGTDTPREIWNFGKPGEMFYDALQDAVCLRYRLMPYIYSLAGKVYWEDYTMLRSLLFDFPEDKTAAGMDSQFMFGSSLLVCPVTEPMYYEKESRPLDREKTWKCYLPEGPGWYDLQDGTYYEGRQWIQRKTELSSIPVFVKAGSILPMEQGLTYAQEEKDSAVEFHIYPGCDARFTLYEDAGDGYEYEQGRCNRISLVWKDRERVLEIGDAAYDFPQSIKHRKCMAVCSGKTKEFIYKGEPVKVCL, from the coding sequence ATGAAAGTCACAGGTTATGAACAGACAGAGAAGGGAATTCTGGTATTTACTGAGAATGGACAGATTTTCCTTCAGGGATGCGGAGAAAAAATAATTCGCTGTGTCTTTACGAAAAAGGACAGGATCCTGGATGAGTCACCTCTTGATATCAGGCGTCCTCCCGATACGCCTCTGGAGGTTTGTCAGGAAGGGGATATGCTGAAGATCACCGCGCCTTATATGAGTCTGGAAATCTGCAGGAACACCGGGCAGATCACATATAAAAAGCCTGACGGTACGCTGCTTTTGAAGCAGATAGGACAGGAGCTTGTCGATACCCCGGTGGAGGTGTATTCCACAGGCGGGGAGAAGCCGGTCATTGAGCGTGTAAAGACCGTGGACGGCGAGAGGAGCTTTGTGAAAAACCTGGTGCCCCACACAGACCATATGGCGTACAGAGGAAAACTGTATTTTTCCTGGCAGGACGGGGAGCAGATTCATGGACTGGGACAGGGAGAGGAGGGCATTTACGACTACAGAGGAAATGTCCAGTATCTCTATCAGCACAACATGCGGATTCCCATACCATTTCTGGTATCAGACAGGGGTTACGGAATTCTGGCGGACTGCGGCTCTCTTATGACATTCGGGGATGACGCCAGAGGTTCCTATCTGTTTCTGGATACAGTGGAGCAGATGGATCATTACTTTATTGCCGGTGACACACTGGATGAAATTGTGTCGGGTTTTAGGACACTGACCGGCAGGGCAGTGATGCTTCCAAAATGGGCATTTGGATATGTGCAGTCAAAGGAGGCATACAAAAGCCAGCAGGAGCTTGTGGAGGTGGCAGCAGAGTACCGGAAACGGGGAGTGCCTCTTGACTGTATCGTGCAGGACTGGCTTACCTGGGAAGACGGCTGCTGGGGAAACAAGGTTGTGGATAAGACACGTTATCCTGATTTGACTGCAGCTATGGAAGAGCTTCATAACATGCATGTGCATACTATGGTATCTGTCTGGCCGAACATGAACGGCGGGACAGAGGATCACAGGGAATTTGAGGAGGCGGGATACCTGCTTCATGACCTGTCCACCTATGATGCGTTTCGTGAAGAAGCCAGAAAAATGTACTGGAGACAGGCGGAAAGAGATCTGTTTTCGGGCGGATTTGACGCCTGGTGGTGTGATTCCACAGAGCCGTTCAGCGGAGCGGACTGGAACGGAGGGGAATTGAGAGAGCCATGGGAACGGTATGCGCTGGTGGGAGGAGAGCATAAAAAATTCCTGGGTCCGGAAAGGGCGAACCTCTATGCAGTGGCCCATGCACAGGGAATTTATGAGAACCAGAGAAAAGCCGCACCGGATAAAAGAGTATTGAATCTAACCCGTTCCGGTTATGCATCTTCCCAGCGGTACGGCACGGTGTTATGGTCAGGGGATACGTGTGCCACCTGGAAGAATTTTAAAAAACAGATCACAGAGGGCCTGAACTTCTGTATGAGCGGAATGCCGTACTGGACACTGGATATCGGCGCGTTTTTTACAGTGAAGGATAAATGGCAGAACCGCGGATGTAACTGTAATACGGATCCGGCACCGAAATGGTTCTGGAAAGGTGATTACGAGGAAGGGGTTAGTGACCTGGGATACCGGGAGTTGTATGTGCGCTGGTTCCAGTACGGGGTGTTCCTGCCCATGTTCCGTTCCCATGGAACAGATACGCCAAGGGAGATCTGGAACTTCGGCAAGCCGGGAGAGATGTTCTATGATGCGCTTCAGGACGCAGTCTGTCTGCGCTACCGCCTGATGCCGTATATCTACTCTCTGGCAGGAAAAGTATACTGGGAGGATTACACTATGCTGCGAAGCCTTCTCTTTGATTTCCCGGAGGATAAGACAGCGGCGGGTATGGACAGCCAGTTCATGTTCGGCAGCAGCCTTCTTGTATGTCCGGTGACAGAACCTATGTACTACGAAAAGGAGAGCAGGCCGTTAGACAGAGAGAAGACCTGGAAGTGTTACCTGCCGGAAGGCCCGGGGTGGTATGATCTTCAGGACGGGACATATTATGAGGGCAGACAGTGGATCCAGAGGAAGACAGAGCTTTCCTCCATACCCGTGTTTGTGAAAGCAGGCAGTATTCTTCCCATGGAGCAGGGACTTACTTATGCCCAGGAGGAAAAGGACAGCGCTGTGGAGTTCCATATATATCCGGGCTGTGATGCACGCTTTACTCTTTACGAAGACGCAGGGGACGGATATGAGTACGAACAGGGCAGATGCAACAGGATTTCTCTGGTATGGAAGGACAGGGAAAGAGTTCTGGAAATAGGGGACGCAGCCTATGACTTCCCTCAAAGTATAAAACACAGAAAATGTATGGCTGTGTGCAGTGGAAAAACAAAAGAATTTATATATAAAGGGGAACCTGTAAAGGTTTGTCTGTAA
- a CDS encoding carbohydrate ABC transporter permease: MMNSKTKKTIINVLKNVLSWIISLIMLIPLFLIIINAFKSDAEAMTMTLKLPTEWVFTNFAVVIEKGKLLTSFLNSMLYACSATLITVFLAAMAAYVFSRRSSKSNQALYMYMVLGIVIPINYVALMKVMQITHLNNTSIGIILLYVAVQLPFMVFLIYGFVGKVPVELDEAAVIDGCGPGRLFFGIVLPMLKPAMVTAGVLCFLNDWNEFVMPLYFLNSSTKWPMTLAVYNFFGQFQKSWNLICADILLTCAPVIIMYLVCQKYIVGGQTAGAVKG, encoded by the coding sequence ATGATGAACAGTAAGACCAAAAAAACTATTATAAATGTACTGAAAAATGTTTTGTCATGGATCATTTCGCTGATCATGCTCATCCCTCTTTTTCTGATCATCATTAATGCTTTTAAATCAGATGCAGAGGCCATGACCATGACTTTGAAGCTCCCCACAGAATGGGTATTTACCAATTTTGCAGTGGTGATCGAAAAAGGAAAGCTTCTGACCAGTTTCCTGAACAGCATGCTGTATGCGTGCAGTGCCACATTGATCACGGTTTTTCTGGCGGCTATGGCGGCTTATGTCTTCTCCAGAAGAAGCAGTAAGAGCAATCAGGCTCTTTACATGTACATGGTGCTGGGGATTGTGATTCCTATCAACTATGTGGCACTTATGAAGGTAATGCAGATAACCCACCTGAACAATACCAGCATCGGCATTATTCTGCTGTATGTGGCAGTGCAGCTTCCGTTTATGGTCTTTCTCATTTATGGTTTTGTGGGCAAGGTGCCTGTAGAGCTGGATGAGGCTGCGGTTATAGACGGCTGCGGGCCGGGAAGACTGTTTTTTGGAATCGTGCTTCCCATGCTGAAACCGGCAATGGTGACGGCCGGCGTACTGTGTTTCTTAAATGACTGGAATGAATTTGTAATGCCGCTGTATTTCCTGAACTCCTCCACAAAATGGCCTATGACATTGGCAGTGTATAACTTCTTCGGTCAGTTCCAGAAGAGTTGGAATCTGATCTGCGCCGACATTCTGCTGACCTGTGCTCCGGTCATCATCATGTATCTTGTTTGTCAGAAATATATAGTGGGCGGTCAGACCGCGGGAGCTGTCAAAGGGTGA
- a CDS encoding carbohydrate ABC transporter permease: MKKSKIYPWYFAIGALIIYSALYVLPGLVGIGYSFTDWSSYSTEVHFVGLENFRQILGSNESYMKYIGNTLLFTVVTTVMKTGLALIFALALSKDIKLKNFHRGVMYMPSVLSILIIGLVFTSILNPKTGLLNEFLRTIGMEGLTQKWLTDPKIAFFSVMGVDVWRGTGYIMTILIVGILSISTTYYEAAGIDGAGGWKKFTKITLPLLRPTLAVTVVLNVLYGLKVFDMVYALTNGGPGHTTEVMYTAVFKQFSQGMYAVGTTISSIMFVFMVIIGFFMIRVLTGNEVKE, from the coding sequence GTGAAAAAGTCAAAAATTTATCCATGGTATTTTGCCATTGGAGCCTTGATCATCTATTCGGCGCTTTATGTGCTGCCCGGTCTGGTTGGTATCGGATATTCCTTTACAGACTGGTCATCGTATTCCACGGAGGTGCATTTTGTGGGGCTGGAAAATTTCCGGCAGATCCTGGGAAGTAATGAAAGTTATATGAAGTACATAGGGAACACGCTTCTGTTCACGGTTGTGACCACAGTGATGAAGACCGGCCTGGCTCTTATCTTTGCCCTGGCGCTCTCAAAAGACATCAAACTGAAAAATTTTCACAGGGGTGTCATGTACATGCCTTCTGTACTTTCCATCCTGATCATCGGTCTTGTATTTACTTCTATCCTCAACCCGAAGACAGGACTTCTCAATGAATTTCTGAGAACCATCGGCATGGAGGGGTTGACACAGAAATGGCTGACAGACCCTAAGATCGCGTTTTTCTCCGTAATGGGCGTGGATGTCTGGAGAGGGACCGGTTATATCATGACCATCCTGATCGTGGGTATTTTATCCATATCCACCACCTACTACGAGGCTGCCGGGATCGACGGAGCGGGCGGATGGAAGAAGTTTACGAAGATAACCCTGCCGCTGCTGCGGCCAACACTGGCAGTCACTGTTGTTTTAAATGTGCTGTACGGCCTGAAGGTGTTCGATATGGTATACGCCCTGACCAACGGCGGACCCGGACACACCACAGAGGTTATGTATACGGCAGTGTTTAAACAGTTCTCCCAGGGAATGTACGCGGTGGGAACCACGATCAGCTCCATTATGTTTGTGTTTATGGTGATCATCGGATTCTTTATGATCCGGGTTCTCACCGGAAATGAGGTGAAAGAATGA
- a CDS encoding sensor histidine kinase, whose translation MKKKNLPPKSIQKILRNSFLATMLFVLLSATAVFVAVQYKSMKSSITSSIQQTCSSVAKDVDLQISQMDTVSINVLYSHLIKDTFENYSDPDSSLTEYMKNQAASMLTGLLTSIRGANSTVRQINLYNLDRGCLGSGNYIGYQDITASEQDWYEPTIKRDGYRYVAPPSRNQFLSTSSGTNKDRYYLSLYRLYFNNYRKPAGIVEVMQYYDTTFERAYHPDSSYNIKIIVYDPEGNVLFPLSEESGDLFDYFGSRDGASRKTLKNTASGRKEYVYYSDMELSGFTTAVAVEESQVFAPILKNLTPILLIVALMTALCYFIAYKLSQRLGRPLIHMYEYLSDVDFVEHWKGLPVEDSHVREIDKLRDSLNEFQERQKDTVHSMMLLKEQELQSQMLALQSQMNPHFLYNSLATLSAMAEEGMTSEISQMCMDITAILRYISSNKQTVSTLEDELEHAIRYLNCLKLRFGDALTFDVDVEDEMLEITMPKLCIQLLVENAVKFTTQSTPPPWHITIEGFMDRTEWCVSVKDNGTGFSREVIDSLQEKINEIRKSGLLPSLELDGMGLMNIYIRFYLTYHAVFIFNLGNLPEGGAIVTIGGKIND comes from the coding sequence ATGAAAAAGAAGAACCTACCACCTAAGAGTATTCAGAAAATCCTGAGAAACAGTTTTCTTGCTACCATGCTTTTTGTGCTGCTGTCCGCCACAGCCGTTTTTGTTGCTGTCCAGTATAAGAGCATGAAATCCAGTATCACCAGCAGTATCCAGCAGACCTGTTCCTCTGTGGCAAAGGATGTGGACCTGCAGATCAGCCAGATGGATACTGTGAGCATCAATGTGCTGTACTCCCATCTGATCAAGGATACCTTTGAAAATTACTCGGATCCGGACAGCTCGCTGACGGAGTACATGAAAAACCAGGCCGCCTCCATGCTCACCGGACTTCTGACCTCCATCCGAGGGGCCAACAGTACAGTCCGGCAGATAAATCTATATAATCTGGACCGGGGCTGTCTTGGCTCCGGCAATTATATCGGCTACCAGGATATCACAGCCTCCGAGCAGGACTGGTATGAGCCTACGATAAAGCGGGACGGATACCGTTATGTGGCTCCGCCCTCCCGCAATCAGTTTCTCTCCACCAGCAGCGGAACCAATAAGGACAGGTACTATCTGTCCCTGTACCGCCTCTATTTCAACAATTACCGGAAGCCCGCCGGTATTGTGGAAGTCATGCAATACTATGACACCACCTTTGAGAGAGCCTACCATCCGGATAGCAGCTATAATATTAAAATAATCGTGTATGACCCGGAGGGAAATGTACTGTTCCCTCTTTCAGAGGAGTCCGGGGATCTGTTCGATTATTTTGGCAGCCGTGACGGCGCGTCCAGAAAAACTCTGAAAAATACCGCCAGCGGCCGGAAAGAATATGTGTACTACAGCGATATGGAGCTGAGCGGCTTCACCACCGCAGTTGCCGTGGAGGAATCCCAGGTGTTTGCGCCCATTTTGAAAAACCTGACCCCTATCCTGCTCATAGTGGCGCTAATGACTGCCCTCTGTTATTTCATTGCCTACAAACTGTCCCAGCGGCTTGGACGCCCTTTGATACATATGTATGAATACCTGTCTGACGTGGATTTTGTGGAGCACTGGAAGGGGCTTCCCGTGGAGGATTCCCATGTAAGGGAAATAGACAAGCTGCGGGACTCCTTAAATGAATTCCAGGAACGGCAGAAAGATACCGTCCACTCCATGATGCTTTTAAAGGAACAGGAACTGCAGTCCCAGATGCTGGCTCTCCAGTCCCAGATGAACCCCCACTTTCTCTACAACTCCCTGGCCACATTGAGTGCCATGGCCGAGGAGGGCATGACCAGTGAGATCAGTCAGATGTGTATGGATATCACCGCTATCTTACGCTATATATCCTCCAACAAGCAGACCGTCTCCACCCTGGAGGACGAGCTGGAACATGCGATCCGCTACTTAAACTGCCTGAAGCTCCGCTTTGGCGATGCCCTGACCTTTGACGTGGATGTGGAGGATGAAATGCTGGAGATCACCATGCCCAAGCTCTGTATTCAGTTACTGGTTGAAAACGCTGTAAAATTCACCACACAGAGTACGCCCCCGCCATGGCATATCACCATTGAGGGGTTTATGGACAGAACAGAATGGTGTGTGTCCGTTAAGGACAATGGAACAGGATTCTCCAGAGAAGTCATCGACTCACTCCAGGAGAAGATCAACGAAATACGAAAAAGCGGCCTGCTTCCCAGCCTGGAGCTGGACGGCATGGGGCTAATGAATATTTACATCCGCTTTTACCTCACTTATCACGCTGTATTTATTTTCAATCTGGGCAATCTGCCGGAGGGCGGTGCCATTGTCACCATAGGAGGAAAAATAAATGATTAA
- a CDS encoding response regulator transcription factor: protein MIKISHFNILLVEDEILLMQSLARHIEELDMGFRVVCQTANGQDALKRLEKENIHLVITDIRMPVMDGLELAKEIHLKYPSIKTVILSGYAEFEYAKEALSQGVVDYLLKPVAADQLENTLSKVKLELEKTYELEEDTSLTGQNAAQVVEYATLYLKEHYMDDVDFSAFSQKLGFSSAYLTKLFNKYKGCTPLKYLTDIRIHQARDLLLNTDLTIREVGERVGYPDQFHFSKTFRKTTGASPSAFRSQSDEK from the coding sequence ATGATTAAGATCTCTCATTTTAATATTTTACTGGTGGAGGATGAGATCCTGCTTATGCAGAGTCTGGCTCGTCATATCGAAGAGCTGGATATGGGGTTCCGCGTTGTCTGCCAGACTGCCAACGGCCAGGATGCCCTAAAGCGTCTGGAAAAGGAAAACATCCATCTGGTCATCACTGATATCCGCATGCCGGTCATGGACGGTCTGGAGCTTGCCAAGGAGATCCATCTGAAATATCCCAGTATCAAGACTGTCATACTTTCCGGCTACGCAGAATTTGAATACGCCAAGGAAGCGCTCTCCCAGGGGGTTGTTGATTATCTTCTGAAACCCGTTGCCGCTGACCAACTGGAAAATACCCTGAGCAAAGTAAAGCTGGAGCTGGAGAAGACCTATGAACTGGAGGAAGACACCTCCCTCACAGGGCAGAATGCCGCCCAGGTGGTGGAATATGCAACGCTTTATTTAAAGGAACACTACATGGATGATGTGGATTTCAGCGCCTTCTCGCAGAAACTGGGTTTCAGCTCTGCCTATCTTACAAAGCTGTTCAACAAATACAAGGGCTGTACCCCGCTGAAATATCTCACGGATATACGCATCCATCAGGCCAGGGATCTGCTGCTGAACACAGACCTGACCATCCGGGAGGTAGGGGAAAGGGTCGGATATCCTGACCAGTTCCATTTCAGCAAGACTTTCCGAAAGACAACCGGAGCCAGCCCGTCAGCCTTTCGCAGCCAGTCCGACGAAAAATAA
- a CDS encoding ABC transporter substrate-binding protein codes for MKKKLAVCLLCGAMAAAMMTGCGGSGGSDSKETGAEAEGGSGKKSDTTLTIMASQDWVYDAEMELGQKFEEETGIKVDYQIVPSDQYYNLLMTKLNSGEGPDIFGGQSGSYDLVSQYSIEKNAVELSGEPWVAAYNEFAKEQTSVNGKLYGATYFDTTTDFYVVYNKKMFEENGLKEPKTFAEFESVCQTLLDKGVTPFYECAGDGWHHVMWFCEIGGKYEDVLPGITDKLNNNETKFADVEEFKTVLDQVKELADKGYFGDNYLSDEYADLPVALGTGEFAMSMAKPGTIAEIAAASDGTYTEDDFGMFLIPTLDNDVLNVHPCGPSRFIYSGSKHVDEAKQYLEYITKKDSVQHMIDNEPKVENLPYDLGQTPAYSAYTQEFLDSFEKQGVVFQDVIKYLNPQWGDIGQDMVSMFIDEMTSEEVLQAIDSRRETQAKAAGDEAWN; via the coding sequence ATGAAAAAGAAATTGGCGGTATGTTTGTTATGCGGGGCTATGGCAGCGGCAATGATGACAGGATGCGGAGGAAGCGGTGGTTCCGACAGCAAAGAGACAGGAGCAGAAGCGGAGGGCGGCTCCGGTAAAAAATCAGACACCACACTCACCATCATGGCCAGCCAGGACTGGGTATATGACGCGGAGATGGAGCTGGGACAAAAATTTGAGGAGGAGACAGGGATCAAGGTGGACTATCAGATCGTTCCCTCAGACCAGTATTATAATCTGCTGATGACAAAGCTGAACAGCGGTGAGGGACCCGACATTTTCGGCGGTCAGTCAGGAAGCTATGACCTGGTATCCCAGTACAGTATAGAAAAAAATGCAGTGGAACTGTCAGGGGAACCGTGGGTTGCCGCATACAACGAGTTTGCCAAAGAGCAGACCAGTGTGAACGGAAAGCTCTACGGGGCAACATATTTTGATACCACTACAGATTTCTATGTTGTATACAACAAGAAGATGTTTGAGGAAAACGGTTTAAAAGAACCTAAGACTTTTGCGGAATTCGAGAGCGTCTGTCAGACACTTCTGGATAAAGGTGTCACTCCATTTTATGAGTGCGCAGGTGACGGATGGCACCATGTAATGTGGTTCTGTGAGATCGGAGGAAAATACGAGGATGTGCTTCCCGGTATTACGGACAAGCTGAACAACAATGAGACCAAATTTGCAGACGTGGAAGAATTTAAGACCGTTTTAGACCAGGTGAAGGAACTGGCTGACAAAGGCTATTTCGGAGATAACTATCTGTCTGATGAATATGCGGATCTGCCTGTGGCGCTGGGAACAGGAGAGTTTGCCATGAGTATGGCAAAACCGGGCACCATCGCGGAGATCGCCGCGGCATCTGATGGTACATATACAGAGGATGATTTCGGTATGTTTTTGATCCCCACACTGGACAATGACGTGCTGAACGTGCATCCCTGCGGACCGTCACGCTTTATTTATTCAGGTTCCAAACATGTAGACGAGGCGAAACAATATCTGGAATATATCACGAAAAAAGATAGCGTACAGCATATGATAGACAACGAGCCTAAAGTGGAAAACCTGCCCTATGATCTGGGACAGACACCGGCTTACAGCGCGTACACCCAGGAATTCCTGGATTCTTTTGAAAAACAGGGCGTGGTATTCCAGGATGTCATCAAATATCTGAACCCACAGTGGGGAGATATCGGACAGGATATGGTATCCATGTTTATTGATGAAATGACTTCTGAGGAGGTTCTCCAGGCAATCGATTCCAGACGGGAAACCCAGGCAAAAGCAGCCGGGGATGAGGCATGGAATTAA